The following are from one region of the Salvia hispanica cultivar TCC Black 2014 chromosome 1, UniMelb_Shisp_WGS_1.0, whole genome shotgun sequence genome:
- the LOC125223531 gene encoding LON peptidase N-terminal domain and RING finger protein 1-like isoform X3: METSTAAGFSLEGIDDVQDLPWNGEGSSISWERYSHLYDLMQRGNTAFREDRLDQAIELYSRANHIKPDDSIILSNRCAAYLRISQFLRSRPPSASEHRPLNGLDPTTHAGLALNDAEKVMNLESNTAASHILKANALILLEKYELAQDVIRSGLQIDPQSSNALSNLEKKIANNFPRRSHINPQRTDDYDCTLCLKLLYEPITTPCGHSFCRSCLFQTMDRGNRCPLCRTVLFISPRTCAISVTLNNIIEKSFPEEYAERKSEQHSLTNPGPDLLPLFAMDVILPCQKLQLNIFEPRYRLMVRRIMEGNRRMGMVVIDPSTGSVVDYACEVEITDCEPLPDGRFFLEVESRRRCRIIRNWDQDGYRVAEVEWVNDISPPEGSERNDLLEMTNKAAVLARQWINEAQEAAQGDRIRRAELFKAEGLMPPTPTRDPERFSFWLATLTNRRPSERLELLRLRDTRERITRSLLFMKAEEQGCRLQ, from the exons ATGGAGACTTCTACTGCTGCCGGATTCAGCTTGGAAGGGATTGATGATGTCCAGGATTTACCATGG AATGGGGAGGGATCATCAATCTCATGGGAGCGGTATAGCCATCTCTACGACCTCATGCAAAGGGGAAACACGGCATTTCGTGAAGATCGATTAGATCAG GCAATTGAATTATACTCGAGAGCTAACCACATTAAGCCCGATGATTCTATTATTCTGAGCAACCGATGTGCTGCCTATCTCCG GATTAGCCAATTCCTCAGAAGCAGGCCTCCTTCTGCTTCAGAACATAGGCCGTTGAATGGGTTGGATCCAACAACTCATGCTGGG CTTGCACTAAATGATGCGGAGAAGGTGATGAATCTGGAAAGTAATACAGCAGCCTCCCACATTCTTAAGGCTAATGCTCTTATTTTG TTGGAAAAGTACGAGCTGGCTCAAGATGTTATTCGGTCAGGCCTTCAGATTGATCCTCAAAG CAGCAATGCTCTTTCAAATTTAGAGAAGAAAATAGCCAATAATTTTCCGAGGAGAAGCCATATAAACCCTCAACGAACAGATGATTATGATTGCACTCTATGTTTGAAGTTACTGTACGAACCAATCACAACTCCTTGTGGGCATTCTTTCTGTCGGTCATGCCTGTTTCAGACTATGGACCGAG GTAATAGATGTCCTTTGTGTCGTACTGTTTTGTTTATTAGCCCCAGGACATGTGCAATCAG TGTCACATTGAACAACATCATAGAGAAGAGCTTTCCAGAGGAATATGCAGAGAGGAAATCGGAGCAACATAGTTTGACAAACCCTGGTCCTGATTTGTTGCCTCTTTTTGCCATGGATGTTATACTACCGTGCCAGAAGTTACAGCTAAACATTTTTGAACCGCGCTATAGACTTATG GTGAGGAGGATAATGGAGGGCAATCGCCGGATGGGAATG GTTGTGATTGACCCATCAACTGGTTCAGTCGTTGATTATGCATGTGAGGTGGAGATTACGGA CTGCGAGCCTCTTCCAGATGGGCGTTTCTTTTTAGAG GTTGAAAGTCGGCGGAGATGTCGTATCATTAGAAATTGGGATCAAGATGG ATACCGTGTAGCCGAGGTTGAATGGGTGAATGACATATCTCCGCCAGAGGGAAGTGAAAGAAATGAT TTGCTGGAGATGACAAATAAGGCAGCAGTTTTAGCTCGCCAATGGATAAACGAGGCACAAGAAGCAGCACAAGGGG ATAGAATAAGGCGTGCAGAGCTTTTTAAAGCCGAAGGATTGATGCCCCCCACTCCCACACGTGATCCTGAGCGCTTCAGTTTTTGG CTTGCTACATTGACAAATCGTAGGCCATCAGAAAGATTAGAGCTCCTTCGGCTTAGAGATACTCGAGAG AGGATTACAAGGTCTCTTCTCTTTATGAAGGCGGAAGAGCAAGGATGTAGGCTGCAGTGA
- the LOC125223531 gene encoding LON peptidase N-terminal domain and RING finger protein 1-like isoform X1 has product METSTAAGFSLEGIDDVQDLPWQNGEGSSISWERYSHLYDLMQRGNTAFREDRLDQAIELYSRANHIKPDDSIILSNRCAAYLRISQFLRSRPPSASEHRPLNGLDPTTHAGLALNDAEKVMNLESNTAASHILKANALILLEKYELAQDVIRSGLQIDPQSSNALSNLEKKIANNFPRRSHINPQRTDDYDCTLCLKLLYEPITTPCGHSFCRSCLFQTMDRGNRCPLCRTVLFISPRTCAISVTLNNIIEKSFPEEYAERKSEQHSLTNPGPDLLPLFAMDVILPCQKLQLNIFEPRYRLMVRRIMEGNRRMGMVVIDPSTGSVVDYACEVEITDCEPLPDGRFFLEVESRRRCRIIRNWDQDGYRVAEVEWVNDISPPEGSERNDLLEMTNKAAVLARQWINEAQEAAQGDRIRRAELFKAEGLMPPTPTRDPERFSFWLATLTNRRPSERLELLRLRDTRERITRSLLFMKAEEQGCRLQ; this is encoded by the exons ATGGAGACTTCTACTGCTGCCGGATTCAGCTTGGAAGGGATTGATGATGTCCAGGATTTACCATGG CAGAATGGGGAGGGATCATCAATCTCATGGGAGCGGTATAGCCATCTCTACGACCTCATGCAAAGGGGAAACACGGCATTTCGTGAAGATCGATTAGATCAG GCAATTGAATTATACTCGAGAGCTAACCACATTAAGCCCGATGATTCTATTATTCTGAGCAACCGATGTGCTGCCTATCTCCG GATTAGCCAATTCCTCAGAAGCAGGCCTCCTTCTGCTTCAGAACATAGGCCGTTGAATGGGTTGGATCCAACAACTCATGCTGGG CTTGCACTAAATGATGCGGAGAAGGTGATGAATCTGGAAAGTAATACAGCAGCCTCCCACATTCTTAAGGCTAATGCTCTTATTTTG TTGGAAAAGTACGAGCTGGCTCAAGATGTTATTCGGTCAGGCCTTCAGATTGATCCTCAAAG CAGCAATGCTCTTTCAAATTTAGAGAAGAAAATAGCCAATAATTTTCCGAGGAGAAGCCATATAAACCCTCAACGAACAGATGATTATGATTGCACTCTATGTTTGAAGTTACTGTACGAACCAATCACAACTCCTTGTGGGCATTCTTTCTGTCGGTCATGCCTGTTTCAGACTATGGACCGAG GTAATAGATGTCCTTTGTGTCGTACTGTTTTGTTTATTAGCCCCAGGACATGTGCAATCAG TGTCACATTGAACAACATCATAGAGAAGAGCTTTCCAGAGGAATATGCAGAGAGGAAATCGGAGCAACATAGTTTGACAAACCCTGGTCCTGATTTGTTGCCTCTTTTTGCCATGGATGTTATACTACCGTGCCAGAAGTTACAGCTAAACATTTTTGAACCGCGCTATAGACTTATG GTGAGGAGGATAATGGAGGGCAATCGCCGGATGGGAATG GTTGTGATTGACCCATCAACTGGTTCAGTCGTTGATTATGCATGTGAGGTGGAGATTACGGA CTGCGAGCCTCTTCCAGATGGGCGTTTCTTTTTAGAG GTTGAAAGTCGGCGGAGATGTCGTATCATTAGAAATTGGGATCAAGATGG ATACCGTGTAGCCGAGGTTGAATGGGTGAATGACATATCTCCGCCAGAGGGAAGTGAAAGAAATGAT TTGCTGGAGATGACAAATAAGGCAGCAGTTTTAGCTCGCCAATGGATAAACGAGGCACAAGAAGCAGCACAAGGGG ATAGAATAAGGCGTGCAGAGCTTTTTAAAGCCGAAGGATTGATGCCCCCCACTCCCACACGTGATCCTGAGCGCTTCAGTTTTTGG CTTGCTACATTGACAAATCGTAGGCCATCAGAAAGATTAGAGCTCCTTCGGCTTAGAGATACTCGAGAG AGGATTACAAGGTCTCTTCTCTTTATGAAGGCGGAAGAGCAAGGATGTAGGCTGCAGTGA
- the LOC125201516 gene encoding uncharacterized protein LOC125201516, with protein sequence MAVEEGDATEPLPLLAAISPLPPWSIVAIRNLKKHELDNPPIVFPPIDHENLHISPQLPPYSHQIYKIHAGNRQISFSESDSDSDLNSSSTFSPSDSSPPPLSPISPVKPADSTGWFNSWTELLNPTVSVLLRFLRSALTASRGALLTNYRSVAFAAALAAFLYFRRRRRLRGGEESRERLVGIIRKRDEKINELLNQISRMNQMLIAIQKNPTS encoded by the exons ATGGCGGTCGAAGAAGGAGATGCGACGGAGCCGCTACCACTACTCGCCGCCATATCACCGCTGCCACCGTGGTCAATTGTCGCCATCAGAAACCTCAAAAAACACGAGCTCGACAATCCCCCAATCGTCTTCCCTCCCATCGACCACGAAAATCTCCACATTTCTCCCCAATTACCCCCTTATTCGCATCAAATCTACAAAATTCACGCCGGAAACCGCCAGATTTCGTTTTCAGAATCCGATTCGGACTCCGATTTGAACTCGTCTTCCACGTTTTCACCGTCGGATTCGAGTCCCCCGCCACTCTCCCCGATTTCTCCGGTGAAACCGGCGGATTCAACCGGATGGTTCAATTCGTGGACGGAGCTGTTGAATCCGACGGTGAGTGTCTTGTTGCGGTTCCTCCGCAGTGCGTTGACCGCCTCGCGAGGGGCGCTGTTGACTAATTATCGGTCAGTGGCGTTCGCCGCCGCACTGGCGGCATTTCTGTATTTCCGACGGAGGAGGAGACTGCGCGGCGGAGAAGAGAGCAGGGAGCGGCTCGTTGGCATCATCAGAAAAAGAGATGAG AAAATCAATGAGCTGTTGAATCAAATATCTCGGATGAATCAGATGCTGATTGCAATTCAAAAAAATCCCACTTCTTAG
- the LOC125223531 gene encoding LON peptidase N-terminal domain and RING finger protein 1-like isoform X2: protein METSTAAGFSLEGIDDVQDLPWQNGEGSSISWERYSHLYDLMQRGNTAFREDRLDQAIELYSRANHIKPDDSIILSNRCAAYLRISQFLRSRPPSASEHRPLNGLDPTTHAGLALNDAEKVMNLESNTAASHILKANALILLEKYELAQDVIRSGLQIDPQSNALSNLEKKIANNFPRRSHINPQRTDDYDCTLCLKLLYEPITTPCGHSFCRSCLFQTMDRGNRCPLCRTVLFISPRTCAISVTLNNIIEKSFPEEYAERKSEQHSLTNPGPDLLPLFAMDVILPCQKLQLNIFEPRYRLMVRRIMEGNRRMGMVVIDPSTGSVVDYACEVEITDCEPLPDGRFFLEVESRRRCRIIRNWDQDGYRVAEVEWVNDISPPEGSERNDLLEMTNKAAVLARQWINEAQEAAQGDRIRRAELFKAEGLMPPTPTRDPERFSFWLATLTNRRPSERLELLRLRDTRERITRSLLFMKAEEQGCRLQ from the exons ATGGAGACTTCTACTGCTGCCGGATTCAGCTTGGAAGGGATTGATGATGTCCAGGATTTACCATGG CAGAATGGGGAGGGATCATCAATCTCATGGGAGCGGTATAGCCATCTCTACGACCTCATGCAAAGGGGAAACACGGCATTTCGTGAAGATCGATTAGATCAG GCAATTGAATTATACTCGAGAGCTAACCACATTAAGCCCGATGATTCTATTATTCTGAGCAACCGATGTGCTGCCTATCTCCG GATTAGCCAATTCCTCAGAAGCAGGCCTCCTTCTGCTTCAGAACATAGGCCGTTGAATGGGTTGGATCCAACAACTCATGCTGGG CTTGCACTAAATGATGCGGAGAAGGTGATGAATCTGGAAAGTAATACAGCAGCCTCCCACATTCTTAAGGCTAATGCTCTTATTTTG TTGGAAAAGTACGAGCTGGCTCAAGATGTTATTCGGTCAGGCCTTCAGATTGATCCTCAAAG CAATGCTCTTTCAAATTTAGAGAAGAAAATAGCCAATAATTTTCCGAGGAGAAGCCATATAAACCCTCAACGAACAGATGATTATGATTGCACTCTATGTTTGAAGTTACTGTACGAACCAATCACAACTCCTTGTGGGCATTCTTTCTGTCGGTCATGCCTGTTTCAGACTATGGACCGAG GTAATAGATGTCCTTTGTGTCGTACTGTTTTGTTTATTAGCCCCAGGACATGTGCAATCAG TGTCACATTGAACAACATCATAGAGAAGAGCTTTCCAGAGGAATATGCAGAGAGGAAATCGGAGCAACATAGTTTGACAAACCCTGGTCCTGATTTGTTGCCTCTTTTTGCCATGGATGTTATACTACCGTGCCAGAAGTTACAGCTAAACATTTTTGAACCGCGCTATAGACTTATG GTGAGGAGGATAATGGAGGGCAATCGCCGGATGGGAATG GTTGTGATTGACCCATCAACTGGTTCAGTCGTTGATTATGCATGTGAGGTGGAGATTACGGA CTGCGAGCCTCTTCCAGATGGGCGTTTCTTTTTAGAG GTTGAAAGTCGGCGGAGATGTCGTATCATTAGAAATTGGGATCAAGATGG ATACCGTGTAGCCGAGGTTGAATGGGTGAATGACATATCTCCGCCAGAGGGAAGTGAAAGAAATGAT TTGCTGGAGATGACAAATAAGGCAGCAGTTTTAGCTCGCCAATGGATAAACGAGGCACAAGAAGCAGCACAAGGGG ATAGAATAAGGCGTGCAGAGCTTTTTAAAGCCGAAGGATTGATGCCCCCCACTCCCACACGTGATCCTGAGCGCTTCAGTTTTTGG CTTGCTACATTGACAAATCGTAGGCCATCAGAAAGATTAGAGCTCCTTCGGCTTAGAGATACTCGAGAG AGGATTACAAGGTCTCTTCTCTTTATGAAGGCGGAAGAGCAAGGATGTAGGCTGCAGTGA